GGTTCCCATGGCGGTATCACCGTTTATATTTGCATTCTCTCTCTTTACATCATTTTCAATTGAGCTTTTGAAAGTTAAATCTTCATAGATTTTCATCAGTTTGGTATTCATTTCTCTGACTTTATTTCTTTCCGCTCTATATAATATATAATTCTTTGCAGTCTTGGCATGTCCACTTTCAATCAACGTCTTCTCAACTGTATCCTGTATTTGTTCTACCGTAGGAACTATATCTATATATTTCTCATTTAATATATTATCTACTTTATCAGATAGCTCTTTTGCCGTAGCATAATCCTGTCCGCCCGCTGCTTCGGCTGCTTTATAAATGGCATCTGTTATCTTCTTCTTTTCGTATCTGCTCGTACGTCCGTCTCTTTTTAAAATCTCTGTTACCATTACTGTTCTCCTATATTTTCTAATCGATTCAACTGCCTAATCAAGGCTACGTTAACAATTATATATTGTGGTATATGGTATTGTCAAGCATAAAAAACACAATATATTGTGTTTTATCAAATTTACTTGACTTGGGAAATAATATAAGTAATTAAGAATTTTTCCTGTTATAAATTATAAATATATACTCGTATTTTAGACCTTTAATTAAAGAGAATATAAATGAAAATTCTGAGAAAAATACTTATATGGAAAAGATATGTTTTTTTAATACGAAATCTTATGATATAAAATGGTTTGATCATTATAACAAAAACTATGAAATAAAATTTTATGAAAGCAGACTCAATAAAAACTCTGCCATTTTAGCCTCCGGTTCCGGCGGCATAATTTCTTTTGTAAATGATAATTTAGATAAGGATACTATTGATATTTTATATGAATTGGGAGTTAAAGTGATAGCTCTAAGATGTGCAGGCTATAATCATGTCGATTTAAATGCGGCAAAAGACAAAATAAAAATATTGAACGTTCCTTCATATTCCCCAAGCTCCGTAGCTGAATATGCAATAGGTATGTTTTTGACACTAAACAGAAAAATACACAAAGCTTATACAAAAACAAGGGATTATAATTTTAGTTTAAACGGGATGGTTGGATTTGATTTAAAAGGAAAAACGATAGGTATAATCGGAACGGGAAAAATAGGAGAAGAACTAATAGAGATATGCAAAGGATTTAAAATGAATGTGATTGCATACGATTTATTTCCTAAGAAGGATGGCGATATACAATATGTTGATTTAAATACCCTTTTAAATAACAGTGATATAATTTCTCTTCATTGCCCTTTAACTAAAGATACAAAATATCTAATAAATAAAAAAACCCTGCAAAAAATAGAAAAAAGGAGCCTATATAATTAACACTTCGAGAGGAGAATTAATAGAAACGGATTCATTGATAAGCGCTCTTAAAGACGGTTTGATAGGAGGAGCTTGTCTTGATGTATACGAAGGTGAAAAAGATTTCTTCTATGAAGATAAGTCGGATCTAATCAAAAGAGATGACAAACTATCGGCTCTGGTATCAATGCCAAATGTTATACTTACATCTCATCAGGCTTTTTTAACAGATGAAGCTTTGAAAAATATAGCAAAAATTACTATACAAAATCTAGATGATTTTTATGGCAGAAAAAAATTAAAAAATGAAGTTAAAATAAAAGGATAGACTTTAGTCTATCCTTTAAGCTGTTTGTTCACTCTGATTTTTTGCTTTTTTTCTATATGAGACTTCCCAAGGAAGATACATCAACAGCCAAGCACTCAGTACCAAAACAATCAAAGCTATTAAATAACCTCCGCCAAAGATGTCATATAAAAACACCAACGGAGAACCTTTAGACGGTCCGTTTAAAAACATAAAATTAGTATCCCACATTTTATTTATAAAGTATATCGGTACCGCAATAACGCCGATAAGTAAAGATGTCTTAGGTAAATTTTTAAAATTAGGTTTTAATCTGCCGCTGTATAAAAGCATCGTAACAAATACAACCAGCCATGTATGTATAGTGAATGAATTGATATTCGAAAAATGCATCATCGGATACTCGGTCCAGTTGGGAAATAATAATGCAGCCAAGGCTCCGGGCAGAGACAAGGCATATAAATATTCACCATTAACTTTACCGGGTTTGTACGCATACCAAAAAGTTATAAATATTGATATCCCACATAAATGAAGAGGCAAGTGTTCT
The DNA window shown above is from Anaerofustis stercorihominis DSM 17244 and carries:
- a CDS encoding NAD(P)-dependent oxidoreductase; protein product: MEKICFFNTKSYDIKWFDHYNKNYEIKFYESRLNKNSAILASGSGGIISFVNDNLDKDTIDILYELGVKVIALRCAGYNHVDLNAAKDKIKILNVPSYSPSSVAEYAIGMFLTLNRKIHKAYTKTRDYNFSLNGMVGFDLKGKTIGIIGTGKIGEELIEICKGFKMNVIAYDLFPKKDGDIQYVDLNTLLNNSDIISLHCPLTKDTKYLINKKTLQKIEKRSLYN
- a CDS encoding NAD(P)-dependent oxidoreductase, which gives rise to MISALKDGLIGGACLDVYEGEKDFFYEDKSDLIKRDDKLSALVSMPNVILTSHQAFLTDEALKNIAKITIQNLDDFYGRKKLKNEVKIKG